The Leadbetterella byssophila DSM 17132 DNA window TCCTTCAAGTTTTTGGGAAGCCTCTAAGCAGGATATGAAGGAGATTTATTTGCCCCATTCTGAGGTGTATATAGTGGAAGAGAATGGGGAAGTATTAGGCTTTTCTGCTATGGTTGATGATACATTGGCCGCGCTGTTTGTCCATCCTTCGCATCAAGGGAAAGGAATAGGTTCTCTTTTGTTATCTGAGTTGAAAAAGAAGTATTCCCATATCCAATTAAACGTTTACAAAAAGAACCATTCGGCCGTTCAGTTTTATACACAGAAATCTTTTAAGGTCATTTCAGAAGGAATAGATGAAAGAACAGGAGAGGAAGAATATACCATGGCGCTACAATAGTCGCCTATCCCAAGGGAAGTTCTCCGTATTTACGATCTTAATCTTCTCCTCAAATTCCGGATGTTTGGTATTGATCAAGTAGTTTTTTTCCCATTGTACCAAAGCAGATGGTACTTCCAAAAGCAATTTCTCGCACTTTTGATACCATTCAGACCCTATTTTTTGTAAGATTGGGTAGGAAATGATAGATGCCCAATGCGCGGGTAAGCCCTCTACTTTCACCGTTTCAATGTCTTGCTCGCAAACTTCAGCCTCAATAAAAAGTAATTTATAGTCGGTAGCAATATCAATAGCAGCTCTATGCGCTAAAAGTTCTAAGGTACATAGAGAAATGGAACTTCCTGTATAGATGACGTACTCGTCTTTTTTGTTCCAACGGTTCGCCACTCCGGAAGCTATTAAGCGGTCGGCATACTTTTCCTTACGAATATTATACAACATCATACGTTTTCTCCGTATTCCATGGCCGTTAATCTATCATCAATGAATGTGATGCCGGAAATGGTCTCCAGAAAGTCTGAAGGGGCTTGGTGGTCCAATAAAGGGTTCTTTTCCATCAACCATTTTTCAAAGTTCTCTACTGAGCCGAAAACCTCAATTCCATGCTTATACAAGGATAAGATGAGAATAATGTGCTCTTTGATATTGTCCTTCAGTACAAGAGCACTATTGTTCTTATAATTCCTGAAGGTCCGGGGAGTGATGTTTAACCATTTAGATAAAGTAGTATCACTCATGCCTATCAAATGGTCTAAAATGCTGATATATTCTGCATCTAGTTTTGATTTTACCGTATATAAATAGACATGTGCAGATTCACCTACAGAAGGAATACCTTCTATGATGCGCTTATGTTTTAAACTTAAAGGTATGCTGGTCATAATGATATCTTTTACTAAAACAAATATAAGGAAAAATTTCCTATTCAAAAAGGAAAAAATGCACTTACGATTCTTTTGGCTTATAATATAAATTGTTTATTTTAAACGTTGAACGTAGATTTTTGCCGTATTTAGCCTTTTCCTACGGAATGTTTCCAAAATTTACAGCACACTTTCTCTCATTATGAATCGTATTATTCAGGATTGGTTTCAACAGA harbors:
- a CDS encoding GNAT family N-acetyltransferase; protein product: MMECKLYTGSDWDALTDIWLEASVRAHDFIPSSFWEASKQDMKEIYLPHSEVYIVEENGEVLGFSAMVDDTLAALFVHPSHQGKGIGSLLLSELKKKYSHIQLNVYKKNHSAVQFYTQKSFKVISEGIDERTGEEEYTMALQ
- a CDS encoding antitoxin Xre/MbcA/ParS toxin-binding domain-containing protein; this translates as MTSIPLSLKHKRIIEGIPSVGESAHVYLYTVKSKLDAEYISILDHLIGMSDTTLSKWLNITPRTFRNYKNNSALVLKDNIKEHIILILSLYKHGIEVFGSVENFEKWLMEKNPLLDHQAPSDFLETISGITFIDDRLTAMEYGENV
- a CDS encoding RES family NAD+ phosphorylase; protein product: MMLYNIRKEKYADRLIASGVANRWNKKDEYVIYTGSSISLCTLELLAHRAAIDIATDYKLLFIEAEVCEQDIETVKVEGLPAHWASIISYPILQKIGSEWYQKCEKLLLEVPSALVQWEKNYLINTKHPEFEEKIKIVNTENFPWDRRLL